A section of the Lepus europaeus isolate LE1 chromosome 19, mLepTim1.pri, whole genome shotgun sequence genome encodes:
- the FBL gene encoding rRNA 2'-O-methyltransferase fibrillarin, whose amino-acid sequence MKPGFSPRGGGFGGRGGFGDRGGRGGRGGGRGGFGGGRGRGGGFRGRGRGGGGGGGGGGRGGGFHAGGNRGRGRGGKKGNQSGKNVMVEPHRHEGVFICRGKEDALVTKNLVPGESVYGEKRVSIAEGDDKIEYRAWNPFRSKLAAAILGGVDQIHIKPGAKVLYLGAASGTTVSHVSDIVGPDGLVYAVEFSHRSGRDLINLAKKRTNIIPVIEDARHPHKYRMLIAMVDVIFADVAQPDQTRIVALNAHTFLRNGGHFVISIKANCIDSTASAEAVFASEVKKMQQENMKPQEQLTLEPYERDHAVVVGVYRPPPKVKS is encoded by the exons GTTTTAGTCCCCGTGGGGGAGGCTTTGGCGGCCGAGGGGGCTTTGGTGACCGTGGTGGGCGCGGCGGGCGCGGTGGAGGCCGAGGAGGCTTCGGCGGGGGCCGAGGTCGAGGTGGCGGCTTCCGGGGCCGGGgccgaggaggagggggaggcggcggcggtggAGGAAGAG gtggcggcttccaCGCTGGGGGCAACCGGGGTCGTGGacggggagggaagaaggggaacCAGTCAGGGAAGAATGTGATGGTGGAGCCTCATCGGCACGAGG GGGTCTTCATTTGTCGAGGAAAGGAAGACGCGCTGGTCACCAAGAACCTGGTCCCTGGAGAATCTGTTTATGGAGAGAAGAGGGTCTCGATTGCG gagggagatGACAAAATTGAGTACCGGGCCTGGAACCCCTTCCGCTCCAAGCTGGCGGCGGCAATCCTGGGCGGCGTGGACCAGATCCACATCAAACCCGGGGCCAAGGTGCTCTACCTCGGGGCCGCCTCGGGCACCACCGTCTCCCACGTGTCTGACATCGTGGGCCCG GATGGGCTGGTCTACGCAGTTGAGTTCTCCCACCGCTCTGGCCGTGACCTCATTAACTTGGCCAAGAAGAGGACCAACATTATCCCCGTGATAGAGGACGCCCGGCACCCACACAAATACCGCATGCTCATCG CAATGGTGGATGTGATCTTTGCTGATGTGGCGCAGCCAGACCAAACCCGGATCGTGGCTCTCAATGCCCACACCTTCCTGCGGAATGGAGGACACTTTGTGATTTCCATTAAG GCCAACTGCATCGACTCCACCGCCTCGGCCGAGGCTGTGTTCGCCTCGGAGGTGAAGAAGATGCAGCAGGAGAACATGAAGCCCCAGGAGCAGCTCACGCTGGAGCCGTATGAGAGGGACCACGCTGTGGTCGTGGGCGTGTACAG GCCGCCGCCCAAGGTGAAGAGCTAA
- the DYRK1B gene encoding dual specificity tyrosine-phosphorylation-regulated kinase 1B isoform X1: protein MAVPPGHGPFSGFPGPQEHTQVLPDVRLLPRRPPLAFRDATSAPLRKLSVDLIKTYKHINEVYYAKKKRRAQQAPPQDSSTKKEKKVLNHGYDDDNHDYIVRSGERWLERYEIDSLIGKGSFGQVVKAYDHQTQELVAIKIIKNKKAFLNQAQIELRLLELMNQHDTEMKYYIVHLKRHFMFRNHLCLVFELLSYNLYDLLRNTHFRGVSLNLTRKLAQQLCTALLFLATPELSIIHCDLKPENILLCNPKRSAIKIVDFGSSCQLGQRIYQYIQSRFYRSPEVLLGTPYDLAIDMWSLGCILVEMHTGEPLFSGSNEVDQMNRIVEVLGIPPAPMLDQAPKARKYFERLPGGGWTLRRTKELRKDYQGPGTRRLQEVLGVQTGGPGGRRAGEPGHSPADYLRFQDLVLRMLEYEPAARISPLGALQHGFFRRTADEATSTGPAGSSASTSPAPLDTCPSSSTTSSISSSGGSSGSSSDNRAYRYSNRYCGGPGPPITDCEMNSPQVPPSQPLRPWAGGDVPHKTHPAPTSASSLPGPGAQMPPQPRCLGRPPSPTSPPPPELMDVSLAGGPPDCSPPHPAPAPQHPAASALRTRMTGGRPPLPPPDDPAALGPRLGLRGVPQSTAASS from the exons ATGGCCGTCCCACCAGGCCATGGTCCCTTCTCTGGCTTCCCAGGGCCCCAGGAGCACACGCAG GTGCTGCCTGATGTGCGGCTGCTGCCTCGGAGGCCACCCCTGGCCTTCCGGGACGCCACCTCAGCCCCGCTGCGCAAGCTCTCTGTGGACCTCATCAAGACCTACAAGCACATCAATGAG GTGTACTATGCCAAGAAGAAGCGGCGGGCCCAGCAGGCGCCGCCCCAGGACTCCAGCaccaagaaggagaagaaggtcCTGAACCACGGTTACGATGACGACAACCACGACTACATCGTGCGCAGCGGCGAGCGCTGGCTGGAGCGCTACGAGATTGACTCGCTCATCGGCAAAGGCTCCTTCGGCCAG gTGGTAAAAGCCTATGACCATCAGACCCAGGAGCTGGTGGCCATCAAGATCATCAAGAACAAAAAGGCCTTCCTGAACCAGGCCCAGATCGAGCTGCGGCTGCTGGAGCTGATGAACCAGCACGACACGGAGATGAAGTACTACATAG TGCACCTGAAGCGGCACTTCATGTTCCGGAACCACCTGTGCCTGGTGTTCGAGCTGCTGTCCTACAACCTGTACGACCTCCTGCGCAACACACACTTCCGCGGCGTCTCGCTGAACCTGACCCGGAAGCTGGCGCAGCAGCTCTGCACGGCGCTGCTCTTCCTGGCCACGCCCGAGCTCAGCATCATCCACTGCGACCTCAAGCCCGAGAACATCCTGCTCTGCAACCCCAAGCGCAGCGCCATCAAGATCGTGGACTTCGGCAGCTCCTGCCAGCTGGGCCAgcgg ATCTACCAGTATATCCAGAGCCGCTTCTATCGCTCGCCTGAGGTGCTCCTGGGCACGCCCTACGACCTGGCCATTGACATGTGGTCCCTGGGCTGCATCCTCGTGGAGATGCACACTGGGGAGCCCCTCTTCAGCGGCTCCAATGAG GTGGACCAGATGAACCGCATTGTGGAGGTGCTAGGCATCCCGCCAGCCCCCATGCTGGACCAGGCCCCCAAGGCCCGCAAGTACTTTGAGCGGCTGCCTGGGGGTGGCTGGACCCTACGAAGGACAAAGGAACTCAGGAAG gaTTACCAGGGCCCCGGGACACGGCGGCTGCAGGAGGTGCTGGGCGTGCAGACGGGCGGGCCCGGGGGCCGGCGGGCGGGGGAGCCGGGCCACAGCCCCGCCGACTACCTCCGCTTCCAGGACCTGGTGCTGCGCATGCTGGAGTACGAGCCCGCCGCCCGCATCAGCCCGCTGGGCGCTCTGCAGCACGGCTTCTTCCGCCGCACGGCCGACGAGGCCACCAGCACGGGCCCGGCAGGCAGCAGTGCCTCCACCTCGCCCGCACCCCtcgacacctgcccctcctctaGCACCACCAGCTCCATCTCCAGCTCGG GAGGCTCCAGTGGCTCCTCCAGCGACAACCGGGCCTACCGCTACAGCAACCGCTACTGTGGGGGTCCTGGGCCGCCCATCACTGACTGTGAGATGAACAGCCCCCAG GTCCCACCCTCCCAGCCGCTGCGCCCCTGGGCAGGGGGTGATGTGCCCCATAAGACACATCCAGCCCCTACCTCTGCCTCGTCACTgccggggcccggggcccagatgcccccccagccccgctgccttGGCCGGCCCCCGTCACCAACCTCACCGCCACCCCCAGAGCTGATGGACGTGAGCCTGGCGGGCGGCCCTCCGGACTGCTCCCCGCCTCACCCCGCGCCTGCCCCCCAGCACCCGGCTGCCTCAGCCCTGCGGACTCGGATGACGGGAGGTCGCCCGCCTCTCCCACCCCCTGACGATCCTGCCGCTCTGGGGCCTCGCTTGGGCCTCCGGGGTGTGCCGCAGAGCACCGCGGCCAGCTCAtga
- the DYRK1B gene encoding dual specificity tyrosine-phosphorylation-regulated kinase 1B isoform X2, translated as MAVPPGHGPFSGFPGPQEHTQVLPDVRLLPRRPPLAFRDATSAPLRKLSVDLIKTYKHINEVYYAKKKRRAQQAPPQDSSTKKEKKVLNHGYDDDNHDYIVRSGERWLERYEIDSLIGKGSFGQVVKAYDHQTQELVAIKIIKNKKAFLNQAQIELRLLELMNQHDTEMKYYIVHLKRHFMFRNHLCLVFELLSYNLYDLLRNTHFRGVSLNLTRKLAQQLCTALLFLATPELSIIHCDLKPENILLCNPKRSAIKIVDFGSSCQLGQRIYQYIQSRFYRSPEVLLGTPYDLAIDMWSLGCILVEMHTGEPLFSGSNEVDQMNRIVEVLGIPPAPMLDQAPKARKYFERLPGGGWTLRRTKELRKDYQGPGTRRLQEDLVLRMLEYEPAARISPLGALQHGFFRRTADEATSTGPAGSSASTSPAPLDTCPSSSTTSSISSSGGSSGSSSDNRAYRYSNRYCGGPGPPITDCEMNSPQVPPSQPLRPWAGGDVPHKTHPAPTSASSLPGPGAQMPPQPRCLGRPPSPTSPPPPELMDVSLAGGPPDCSPPHPAPAPQHPAASALRTRMTGGRPPLPPPDDPAALGPRLGLRGVPQSTAASS; from the exons ATGGCCGTCCCACCAGGCCATGGTCCCTTCTCTGGCTTCCCAGGGCCCCAGGAGCACACGCAG GTGCTGCCTGATGTGCGGCTGCTGCCTCGGAGGCCACCCCTGGCCTTCCGGGACGCCACCTCAGCCCCGCTGCGCAAGCTCTCTGTGGACCTCATCAAGACCTACAAGCACATCAATGAG GTGTACTATGCCAAGAAGAAGCGGCGGGCCCAGCAGGCGCCGCCCCAGGACTCCAGCaccaagaaggagaagaaggtcCTGAACCACGGTTACGATGACGACAACCACGACTACATCGTGCGCAGCGGCGAGCGCTGGCTGGAGCGCTACGAGATTGACTCGCTCATCGGCAAAGGCTCCTTCGGCCAG gTGGTAAAAGCCTATGACCATCAGACCCAGGAGCTGGTGGCCATCAAGATCATCAAGAACAAAAAGGCCTTCCTGAACCAGGCCCAGATCGAGCTGCGGCTGCTGGAGCTGATGAACCAGCACGACACGGAGATGAAGTACTACATAG TGCACCTGAAGCGGCACTTCATGTTCCGGAACCACCTGTGCCTGGTGTTCGAGCTGCTGTCCTACAACCTGTACGACCTCCTGCGCAACACACACTTCCGCGGCGTCTCGCTGAACCTGACCCGGAAGCTGGCGCAGCAGCTCTGCACGGCGCTGCTCTTCCTGGCCACGCCCGAGCTCAGCATCATCCACTGCGACCTCAAGCCCGAGAACATCCTGCTCTGCAACCCCAAGCGCAGCGCCATCAAGATCGTGGACTTCGGCAGCTCCTGCCAGCTGGGCCAgcgg ATCTACCAGTATATCCAGAGCCGCTTCTATCGCTCGCCTGAGGTGCTCCTGGGCACGCCCTACGACCTGGCCATTGACATGTGGTCCCTGGGCTGCATCCTCGTGGAGATGCACACTGGGGAGCCCCTCTTCAGCGGCTCCAATGAG GTGGACCAGATGAACCGCATTGTGGAGGTGCTAGGCATCCCGCCAGCCCCCATGCTGGACCAGGCCCCCAAGGCCCGCAAGTACTTTGAGCGGCTGCCTGGGGGTGGCTGGACCCTACGAAGGACAAAGGAACTCAGGAAG gaTTACCAGGGCCCCGGGACACGGCGGCTGCAGGAG GACCTGGTGCTGCGCATGCTGGAGTACGAGCCCGCCGCCCGCATCAGCCCGCTGGGCGCTCTGCAGCACGGCTTCTTCCGCCGCACGGCCGACGAGGCCACCAGCACGGGCCCGGCAGGCAGCAGTGCCTCCACCTCGCCCGCACCCCtcgacacctgcccctcctctaGCACCACCAGCTCCATCTCCAGCTCGG GAGGCTCCAGTGGCTCCTCCAGCGACAACCGGGCCTACCGCTACAGCAACCGCTACTGTGGGGGTCCTGGGCCGCCCATCACTGACTGTGAGATGAACAGCCCCCAG GTCCCACCCTCCCAGCCGCTGCGCCCCTGGGCAGGGGGTGATGTGCCCCATAAGACACATCCAGCCCCTACCTCTGCCTCGTCACTgccggggcccggggcccagatgcccccccagccccgctgccttGGCCGGCCCCCGTCACCAACCTCACCGCCACCCCCAGAGCTGATGGACGTGAGCCTGGCGGGCGGCCCTCCGGACTGCTCCCCGCCTCACCCCGCGCCTGCCCCCCAGCACCCGGCTGCCTCAGCCCTGCGGACTCGGATGACGGGAGGTCGCCCGCCTCTCCCACCCCCTGACGATCCTGCCGCTCTGGGGCCTCGCTTGGGCCTCCGGGGTGTGCCGCAGAGCACCGCGGCCAGCTCAtga
- the DYRK1B gene encoding dual specificity tyrosine-phosphorylation-regulated kinase 1B isoform X3, translating to MAVPPGHGPFSGFPGPQEHTQVLPDVRLLPRRPPLAFRDATSAPLRKLSVDLIKTYKHINEVYYAKKKRRAQQAPPQDSSTKKEKKVLNHGYDDDNHDYIVRSGERWLERYEIDSLIGKGSFGQVVKAYDHQTQELVAIKIIKNKKAFLNQAQIELRLLELMNQHDTEMKYYIVHLKRHFMFRNHLCLVFELLSYNLYDLLRNTHFRGVSLNLTRKLAQQLCTALLFLATPELSIIHCDLKPENILLCNPKRSAIKIVDFGSSCQLGQRIYQYIQSRFYRSPEVLLGTPYDLAIDMWSLGCILVEMHTGEPLFSGSNEVDQMNRIVEVLGIPPAPMLDQAPKARKYFERLPGGGWTLRRTKELRKDLVLRMLEYEPAARISPLGALQHGFFRRTADEATSTGPAGSSASTSPAPLDTCPSSSTTSSISSSGGSSGSSSDNRAYRYSNRYCGGPGPPITDCEMNSPQVPPSQPLRPWAGGDVPHKTHPAPTSASSLPGPGAQMPPQPRCLGRPPSPTSPPPPELMDVSLAGGPPDCSPPHPAPAPQHPAASALRTRMTGGRPPLPPPDDPAALGPRLGLRGVPQSTAASS from the exons ATGGCCGTCCCACCAGGCCATGGTCCCTTCTCTGGCTTCCCAGGGCCCCAGGAGCACACGCAG GTGCTGCCTGATGTGCGGCTGCTGCCTCGGAGGCCACCCCTGGCCTTCCGGGACGCCACCTCAGCCCCGCTGCGCAAGCTCTCTGTGGACCTCATCAAGACCTACAAGCACATCAATGAG GTGTACTATGCCAAGAAGAAGCGGCGGGCCCAGCAGGCGCCGCCCCAGGACTCCAGCaccaagaaggagaagaaggtcCTGAACCACGGTTACGATGACGACAACCACGACTACATCGTGCGCAGCGGCGAGCGCTGGCTGGAGCGCTACGAGATTGACTCGCTCATCGGCAAAGGCTCCTTCGGCCAG gTGGTAAAAGCCTATGACCATCAGACCCAGGAGCTGGTGGCCATCAAGATCATCAAGAACAAAAAGGCCTTCCTGAACCAGGCCCAGATCGAGCTGCGGCTGCTGGAGCTGATGAACCAGCACGACACGGAGATGAAGTACTACATAG TGCACCTGAAGCGGCACTTCATGTTCCGGAACCACCTGTGCCTGGTGTTCGAGCTGCTGTCCTACAACCTGTACGACCTCCTGCGCAACACACACTTCCGCGGCGTCTCGCTGAACCTGACCCGGAAGCTGGCGCAGCAGCTCTGCACGGCGCTGCTCTTCCTGGCCACGCCCGAGCTCAGCATCATCCACTGCGACCTCAAGCCCGAGAACATCCTGCTCTGCAACCCCAAGCGCAGCGCCATCAAGATCGTGGACTTCGGCAGCTCCTGCCAGCTGGGCCAgcgg ATCTACCAGTATATCCAGAGCCGCTTCTATCGCTCGCCTGAGGTGCTCCTGGGCACGCCCTACGACCTGGCCATTGACATGTGGTCCCTGGGCTGCATCCTCGTGGAGATGCACACTGGGGAGCCCCTCTTCAGCGGCTCCAATGAG GTGGACCAGATGAACCGCATTGTGGAGGTGCTAGGCATCCCGCCAGCCCCCATGCTGGACCAGGCCCCCAAGGCCCGCAAGTACTTTGAGCGGCTGCCTGGGGGTGGCTGGACCCTACGAAGGACAAAGGAACTCAGGAAG GACCTGGTGCTGCGCATGCTGGAGTACGAGCCCGCCGCCCGCATCAGCCCGCTGGGCGCTCTGCAGCACGGCTTCTTCCGCCGCACGGCCGACGAGGCCACCAGCACGGGCCCGGCAGGCAGCAGTGCCTCCACCTCGCCCGCACCCCtcgacacctgcccctcctctaGCACCACCAGCTCCATCTCCAGCTCGG GAGGCTCCAGTGGCTCCTCCAGCGACAACCGGGCCTACCGCTACAGCAACCGCTACTGTGGGGGTCCTGGGCCGCCCATCACTGACTGTGAGATGAACAGCCCCCAG GTCCCACCCTCCCAGCCGCTGCGCCCCTGGGCAGGGGGTGATGTGCCCCATAAGACACATCCAGCCCCTACCTCTGCCTCGTCACTgccggggcccggggcccagatgcccccccagccccgctgccttGGCCGGCCCCCGTCACCAACCTCACCGCCACCCCCAGAGCTGATGGACGTGAGCCTGGCGGGCGGCCCTCCGGACTGCTCCCCGCCTCACCCCGCGCCTGCCCCCCAGCACCCGGCTGCCTCAGCCCTGCGGACTCGGATGACGGGAGGTCGCCCGCCTCTCCCACCCCCTGACGATCCTGCCGCTCTGGGGCCTCGCTTGGGCCTCCGGGGTGTGCCGCAGAGCACCGCGGCCAGCTCAtga